From Paenibacillus graminis:
GAGCGGGAAGCAGCCATCCAGTCGGGTGTGCATTATTCGGAGATGCTCCCTGTTGAATATCAGCCGACCGCGCAGTATATTGCGCTGTTCCATGAGACGCTTCAGCAATCGGCAGAGAAGGTAGCGCTGGCGGTCGCAGCTGTCTCCGAAATGATTGTGGCTCAGCGGGGAACCGGGGGTACGGTCCTGGTATCCCTGGCGAGAGCCGGCACTCCCATTGGTGTACTGATTAAACGTTATATCTCTGCGCGTTACGGGGTCGAACTGCCTCATTACAGCATATCGATTATCCGGGGCAAAGGCATCGATGAGAACGCTATTCTCTATATGCTGCAGCAGCATGGAATGGAAGCGAAGCTGCAGTTCATCGACGGCTGGACCGGCAAAGGAGCTATCCGCCAGGTCTTGATAGAAGCCTGCCGCAGCATATATAACAAATATGGAATTGTTCTTAGCGATGATCTGGCAGTACTTGCCGATCCGGGCCACTGCTCGGGTACCTTTGGCACCCGGGAAGATTATCTGATTCCGAGCGCGTGTCTGAACTCCACCGTGTCGGGCCTGATGAGCCGCACTGTTCTGCGGGACGATCTCATCGGGCCTGATGAATTCCATGGAGCAAAATTCTACAGAGAATGGCTGGAAACGGACCTCTCCAATGTGTTTATCGATGCAATTACACCGTATTATCCTTCAGTTAGTGAAGAGGCTGGGGCTATCGCTGCAGGAATGCTGGCCGCTCCCCCTGAGATTACCTGGCAGGGCTTGCGTGATATTCAAAAGATTCAGGAAAAGTTCGGCATAGCGGATATTAATCTGGTGAAGCCCGGGGTCGGCGAAACTACCCGCGTGCTGCTCCGCAGAGTACCCTGGAAAATTCTTGTCGATACTATGGATAATCCGAATCTGCGCCATATTCTGCTGCTGGCGGAGGACCGCGGTGTTCCGGTGGAAATTTTCCCTGAACTTACGTATTCCTGCTGCGGGATTATTAAGCCGCTGAAAGGGGAGTGCGAATGATCTACGCCAGCGATCTGGACCGCACCCTGATCTATTCGCCGAGTGCAATTGGCGTTCCCGAGGATTCCCAGGGTCTTGTTCCGGCAGAGATTGTTGACGGGAAGACAGTCTCCTATATTTCACAGCATGCGCTGGAGCTGCTTAAGGACCTTGCAGCCAAAATCATTTTCATGCCGGTCACTACACGTACAGTGGCACAGTACAGACGGATCAATCTGTTCCAGTACACGGTTATTCCCGATTACGCGATAACCAGCAACGGC
This genomic window contains:
- a CDS encoding cysteine protease StiP family protein, which gives rise to MKGTDLDNIMNKKIAPPVALGSYRPSDVTFLLKDLSDVHLERGTTEREAAIQSGVHYSEMLPVEYQPTAQYIALFHETLQQSAEKVALAVAAVSEMIVAQRGTGGTVLVSLARAGTPIGVLIKRYISARYGVELPHYSISIIRGKGIDENAILYMLQQHGMEAKLQFIDGWTGKGAIRQVLIEACRSIYNKYGIVLSDDLAVLADPGHCSGTFGTREDYLIPSACLNSTVSGLMSRTVLRDDLIGPDEFHGAKFYREWLETDLSNVFIDAITPYYPSVSEEAGAIAAGMLAAPPEITWQGLRDIQKIQEKFGIADINLVKPGVGETTRVLLRRVPWKILVDTMDNPNLRHILLLAEDRGVPVEIFPELTYSCCGIIKPLKGECE